Proteins encoded in a region of the Pseudomonas viciae genome:
- a CDS encoding enoyl-CoA hydratase-related protein, with translation MTETLLLERERGLLTLRLNRPHKKNALTRAMYSQLAQALAMADADPQIRAVLLTGSSDCFTAGNDIIDFLEQPPADLDNPVFQFMLSLLDCRKPVIAAVAGSAVGIGTTLLLHCDLVYVSRDARLRMPFVNLGLCPEFGSSLILPRLLGQARAAQLLLLGEGFSGEQAVAWGIATEALGSGEAALAKAREAALRFESLPPDAVRVSKQLMKAPDREQLRRVIEEEGKLFTQRLRSPEALEALSGFINRH, from the coding sequence ATGACCGAAACCCTGCTGCTGGAACGCGAACGCGGTCTGCTGACCTTGCGCTTGAACCGCCCGCACAAGAAAAACGCTCTGACCCGGGCGATGTACAGTCAATTGGCGCAGGCCCTGGCGATGGCGGATGCCGATCCGCAGATCCGTGCGGTGCTGCTCACAGGTTCCAGTGACTGCTTCACCGCTGGCAACGACATCATCGACTTCCTCGAACAGCCACCCGCCGACCTCGATAACCCGGTGTTCCAGTTCATGCTCAGCTTGCTCGATTGCCGCAAACCGGTGATCGCCGCGGTGGCCGGGTCGGCGGTGGGGATCGGCACGACCTTGCTGTTGCATTGCGACCTGGTCTACGTCAGCCGGGATGCGCGGCTGCGCATGCCGTTCGTTAACCTGGGGCTGTGCCCGGAATTCGGTTCCAGCCTGATCCTGCCGCGCCTGCTCGGCCAGGCCAGGGCGGCGCAATTGTTGCTGCTGGGCGAGGGCTTCAGCGGCGAACAGGCGGTCGCCTGGGGCATCGCCACCGAGGCGTTGGGCAGTGGTGAAGCGGCATTGGCCAAGGCTCGGGAGGCGGCGCTGCGCTTCGAATCGCTGCCGCCTGACGCGGTGCGCGTCAGCAAGCAACTGATGAAAGCACCGGATCGGGAACAACTGCGCAGGGTGATCGAAGAGGAGGGCAAACTGTTCACCCAACGCCTGCGCTCGCCCGAGGCGTTAGAGGCGTTGTCGGGGTTTATCAACAGGCATTAA
- a CDS encoding fumarate hydratase has product MTVIKQDDLIQSVADALQFISYYHPVDFIQAMHEAYLREESPAARDSMAQILINSRMCATGHRPICQDTGIVTVFVRVGMDVRWDGATMSLDDMINEGVRRAYNLPENVLRASILADPAGARKNTKDNTPAVIHYSIVPGNTVEVDVAAKGGGSENKSKMAMLNPSDSIVDWVLKTVPTMGAGWCPPGMLGIGIGGTAEKAAVMAKEVLMESIDIHELKARGPQNRIEEMRLELFEKVNQLGIGAQGLGGLTTVLDVKIMDYPTHAASLPVCMIPNCAATRHAHFVLDGTGPASLEAPPLDAYPEIVWEAGPSARRVNLDTLTPEDVQSWKPGETVLLNGKMLTGRDAAHKRMVEMLNKGETLPVDLKGRFIYYVGPVDPVGDEVVGPAGPTTATRMDKFTRQILEQTGLLGMIGKSERGPTAIEAIKDNKAVYLMAVGGAAYLVAQAIKKSKVLAFAELGMEAIYEFEVKDMPVTVAVDSKGESVHITGPAIWQKKISDSLAVEVQ; this is encoded by the coding sequence ATGACCGTGATCAAGCAAGACGACCTGATTCAGAGCGTTGCCGACGCCCTGCAGTTCATTTCCTACTACCACCCCGTGGATTTCATCCAGGCGATGCACGAGGCCTACCTGCGCGAAGAATCGCCGGCGGCCCGTGACTCCATGGCGCAGATCCTGATCAACTCGCGCATGTGCGCCACCGGCCACCGGCCGATCTGCCAGGACACCGGCATCGTGACCGTGTTCGTGCGCGTGGGCATGGACGTACGTTGGGATGGCGCAACCATGAGCCTGGACGACATGATCAACGAGGGCGTACGCCGCGCCTACAACCTGCCGGAAAACGTCCTGCGTGCGTCGATCCTCGCCGACCCGGCAGGCGCGCGCAAGAACACCAAGGACAACACCCCGGCGGTCATCCACTACTCCATCGTCCCGGGCAACACCGTGGAAGTGGACGTGGCAGCCAAGGGCGGTGGTTCCGAGAACAAGTCGAAAATGGCCATGCTCAACCCGTCCGACTCCATCGTTGACTGGGTGCTGAAAACCGTTCCGACCATGGGTGCCGGCTGGTGCCCACCGGGCATGCTGGGCATCGGCATCGGCGGCACCGCCGAGAAAGCCGCGGTGATGGCCAAGGAAGTGTTGATGGAGTCCATCGACATCCACGAGCTCAAGGCACGCGGCCCGCAGAACCGTATCGAAGAGATGCGCCTGGAGCTGTTCGAGAAGGTCAACCAACTGGGCATCGGCGCCCAGGGCCTGGGTGGCCTGACCACCGTGCTCGACGTGAAGATCATGGACTACCCGACCCACGCCGCCTCCCTGCCGGTGTGCATGATCCCCAACTGCGCCGCCACCCGCCACGCCCACTTCGTGCTCGACGGCACCGGCCCGGCGTCGCTGGAAGCGCCACCCTTGGACGCCTACCCGGAAATCGTCTGGGAAGCCGGCCCATCGGCTCGTCGCGTGAACCTCGACACCCTGACCCCGGAAGACGTGCAAAGCTGGAAACCGGGCGAAACCGTGCTGCTCAACGGCAAGATGCTCACCGGTCGCGACGCGGCGCACAAGCGCATGGTCGAGATGCTGAACAAGGGTGAAACCTTGCCGGTGGACCTCAAGGGTCGCTTCATCTATTACGTTGGCCCGGTTGATCCGGTGGGTGACGAAGTCGTCGGCCCGGCCGGCCCGACCACGGCCACGCGGATGGACAAGTTCACCCGCCAGATCCTCGAGCAGACCGGCCTGTTGGGCATGATCGGCAAATCCGAGCGCGGCCCGACCGCCATCGAAGCGATCAAGGACAACAAGGCTGTCTACCTGATGGCCGTCGGCGGTGCCGCTTACCTGGTGGCCCAGGCGATCAAGAAATCCAAGGTATTGGCCTTCGCCGAACTGGGGATGGAAGCGATCTACGAGTTCGAGGTCAAGGACATGCCGGTGACCGTAGCGGTCGATAGCAAAGGCGAGTCGGTGCACATCACAGGTCCAGCCATCTGGCAGAAGAAGATCAGTGACAGCCTGGCGGTGGAAGTGCAGTAA
- a CDS encoding iron-sulfur-binding ferredoxin reductase — translation MPELTVAGKQWTVAAGSNLLDALNQSGVPVPYSCRAGSCHACLVQCVDGDVRDSRPDALSPAQRDQGWRLACQCQVVEDVQIHTFDPQRDGQAAQVAAVDWLGPDVLRLRVTPERALRYQAGQHLVLWAGDVARPYSLASLPEEDRFLEFHLDCREPGRFIDAARKMKGGDPIRLGELRGGALHYDPDWHAKPLWLLAAGTGLAPLFGILREALRQHHQGSIRLIHVAHDAAGHYLAKPLAALAAKHENLCVELLTAAEAPPALAQLRLVSRQTQALLCGHPDRVEAFAKRLYLAGLPRNQLLADVFLPRG, via the coding sequence ATGCCTGAACTGACAGTCGCCGGCAAGCAGTGGACGGTGGCGGCAGGCAGTAACTTGCTGGACGCGTTGAATCAGTCCGGCGTGCCGGTGCCCTACAGTTGTCGCGCCGGCAGTTGCCACGCGTGCCTGGTGCAATGCGTGGACGGCGATGTGCGCGACAGTCGGCCCGACGCACTGAGCCCTGCGCAGCGCGATCAAGGCTGGCGGCTGGCCTGCCAGTGCCAGGTGGTCGAGGATGTGCAGATTCATACGTTCGACCCGCAACGCGACGGCCAGGCAGCCCAAGTGGCGGCGGTGGATTGGCTGGGCCCTGATGTGCTGCGCTTGCGCGTCACCCCAGAGCGGGCGCTACGTTACCAGGCTGGCCAGCATCTGGTGCTATGGGCCGGTGACGTGGCCCGGCCCTATTCCCTGGCGAGCCTGCCCGAGGAAGACCGCTTCCTGGAGTTCCACCTCGATTGCCGTGAGCCCGGCCGATTCATCGATGCGGCGCGAAAAATGAAAGGCGGCGACCCGATTCGCCTCGGTGAGTTGCGCGGCGGCGCCCTGCATTATGACCCCGACTGGCACGCCAAACCCCTGTGGCTGCTGGCCGCCGGCACCGGCCTGGCGCCACTGTTCGGCATCCTGCGCGAAGCCCTGCGCCAGCATCACCAAGGCTCGATTCGCCTTATTCACGTGGCCCATGATGCTGCCGGGCATTACCTGGCCAAACCCCTGGCGGCGCTGGCGGCCAAGCATGAAAACCTCTGCGTCGAGCTGCTGACCGCGGCCGAGGCGCCGCCTGCGTTGGCGCAACTGCGGCTTGTTTCCCGGCAAACCCAAGCCTTACTCTGCGGCCATCCCGACCGGGTCGAAGCCTTTGCCAAGCGCTTGTACCTGGCCGGCCTGCCGCGCAATCAACTGCTGGCCGACGTCTTCCTGCCCCGTGGTTGA
- a CDS encoding sensor domain-containing diguanylate cyclase yields the protein MTHNAIQRLLLKRFALAAATYALALVLLWLAFFSGHYLDSLRDVIIGSVLVVLCQAGLFALFITDRNLRFADPSLTEIQVLIGLGWQTWMMAHLDQARGVFLVFYVLILLFGLFHLSRRAFVRCAMLVFVGFTGITLWDGYFFQLPDPTLAGLQVCVLFLVLVWLVFYARYVQTSRQRMRQRRFALQAHQDTLRGMMRQLEDLVATDELTGLFNRRHFLRLASRELNTLRPGVAHGLALIDLDHFKRINDLHGHAAGDQVLQAFAGVATACLREGDVLARYGGEEFVMLLPACDPSRLTACCERLRLAFTEVELIGLQVGPLSLSAGLTLLEVGDDLDNALQRADQALYRAKRDGRNRCAAAWENVDA from the coding sequence TTGACCCATAACGCCATCCAACGTCTTTTGCTGAAACGCTTCGCCTTGGCAGCTGCCACTTACGCGCTGGCATTGGTGTTGCTGTGGCTGGCATTTTTCAGTGGTCATTACCTCGATTCGTTGCGCGATGTCATCATCGGCAGTGTGTTGGTGGTGCTGTGCCAGGCAGGGCTGTTCGCGCTGTTTATCACCGACCGCAACCTGCGCTTCGCCGATCCCAGCCTCACTGAAATACAGGTGTTGATCGGCCTGGGCTGGCAGACCTGGATGATGGCGCACCTGGATCAGGCGCGGGGCGTGTTCCTGGTGTTTTATGTGCTGATCCTGCTGTTCGGCCTGTTCCATCTGTCGCGCCGGGCTTTCGTGCGCTGCGCGATGCTGGTGTTTGTCGGTTTCACTGGCATTACCCTCTGGGACGGCTATTTCTTCCAGCTTCCCGACCCCACATTGGCCGGCTTGCAGGTGTGCGTGCTGTTTCTCGTGCTGGTGTGGCTGGTGTTTTACGCCCGCTATGTCCAGACCTCACGCCAACGCATGCGCCAGCGACGGTTTGCCCTGCAAGCGCACCAGGACACCCTGCGCGGCATGATGCGCCAGCTCGAAGACCTGGTGGCCACCGACGAACTGACGGGCCTGTTCAACCGCCGGCACTTTCTGCGCCTGGCGTCCCGCGAGCTCAACACCCTCAGGCCTGGCGTCGCCCATGGCCTGGCCTTGATCGACCTCGACCATTTCAAGCGCATCAACGACCTGCACGGCCACGCCGCTGGCGATCAGGTGCTCCAGGCCTTCGCTGGCGTTGCCACGGCCTGTCTGCGCGAAGGCGATGTGCTGGCCCGTTACGGTGGTGAAGAGTTCGTCATGTTGTTGCCCGCCTGTGATCCCTCGCGCCTGACCGCCTGTTGCGAGCGGCTGCGGCTGGCATTTACTGAAGTCGAACTGATTGGCCTGCAGGTCGGCCCCCTCAGCCTGTCGGCGGGTCTGACCCTGCTGGAAGTGGGCGATGACCTGGACAACGCCTTGCAGCGTGCCGACCAGGCTTTGTACCGAGCCAAGCGAGACGGCCGCAATCGATGCGCCGCGGCCTGGGAGAATGTCGATGCCTGA